CAGTGGGGACCTTAGACATTTGTAAGCGAGAGAGAGGCACGTTCAGATTCGTGGTGTGAGGTAGAGCGATGCCCTAAGATGCAGACTCACACCTTCAGATTCCTGCTGCTGGTACATTGGAGCTGTGAAGccggttttgagacagggctgtTGTGTCCCTAGAAGACCCCTTCAAGGCCTGACGGTGGTGCTCATGGGTAGAAGACAACTTTCGATCTGGGCTCAGCATTTGGAAGCTCCGTGTACACGCTGGTATCTGTTGGGGGTGTCTTGGGCCTCTGAGAAGGGCGAGTGATTTTTCCCTGTGTGAGAACGCAGTGATCCAACTGTGCGTATGTCACCTCCTGAGGGTCTTGTTCATCAGGGTCCTGGAGAGAGGGAAATGTTGAGTGAGGGAG
The genomic region above belongs to Papio anubis isolate 15944 unplaced genomic scaffold, Panubis1.0 scaffold1031, whole genome shotgun sequence and contains:
- the LOC101016823 gene encoding killer cell immunoglobulin-like receptor 3DL2; translation: MILFTILLFFLLHRWCSNKKNVAVMDQEPAGDRTVNREDPDEQDPQEVTYAQLDHCVLTQGKITRPSQRPKTPPTDTSVYTELPNAEPRSKVVFYP